A section of the Kluyveromyces lactis strain NRRL Y-1140 chromosome F complete sequence genome encodes:
- a CDS encoding sugar porter family MFS transporter (uniprot|O13477 Kluyveromyces lactis RAG4 Putative glucose sensor): MTTDSVPRKNISQAIKLVFLRRKAQERNEAGSSEVPTGGKSNNASATSSPEEALENSGENFELTNFASLSEMESEIFLAPPAKQSKKISILVGMFVAVGGFLFGYDTGLINNISEMPYVNQKFAPNKNHFTTPQISILVSFLSLGTFIGALLAPLISDSYGRKTTMIFSTFVVFMIGNSLQVAAGSMTILVVGRVLSGMSVGLISAAVPLYQSEAAQKSVRGAIISCYQWAITWGLLVASAVSQGTYKRMDASSYQIPIGLQYIWSFLLGVGILFLPESPRYYVFKDRLDKAAKSLSFLRGVPEDDSGLLEELVEIKATYDYEMSFGKISYLDCFRSTRSRTKQRLRMLTGIALQAFQQVSGINFIFYYGVDFFNKSGVSESYLVSFVTYAVNVAFNIPGLFLVEYIGRRKLLLMGGILMTISNFIIAIVGLATDSMVANKVMIAFICLFIASFSATWGGGVWVISAELYPLGVRAKCTAICAASNWLINFICALITPYIMHIDSSVRQTSIGTKIFFVWGSLNAVGVLVVYFTVYETNGLSLEEIDELYKKSSSGINSIEWNKKIKAFPDLFQRTRPNNEGDGEADDNIHTDENYNHTISSYNGTQNNEKYPIQVQMPQFGVRNIEFLNTTGSSPQSDMTEPNFVDLGNGLGITTYQRGPPSVLTDSSEEEEEGQQQETDETEEGKSFKHQYTDARNKNRGERGSFNSNSSTSGTTRSSSHKASVQRMEEINLYMAQLMHRGGTEDLSRNTTDNTHQPISHDIMSQWNSSSQNKGPSTQTDINSNT; encoded by the coding sequence ATGACTACTGATTCTGTTCCACGAAAGAATATTTCTCAAGCTATCAAACTAGTGTTTCTTCGACGGAAAGCACAAGAGCGTAACGAGGCAGGCTCCTCTGAAGTACCGACGGGTGGTAAATCGAATAATGCTTCCGCTACATCGTCACCCGAAGAGGCACTTGAGAATAGTGGAGAAAACTTCGAACTCACAAATTTCGCATCTTTATCAGAAATGGAATCAGAAATCTTTCTTGCACCTCCCGCCAAACAATCGAAGAAGATCTCCATTCTTGTTGGTATGTTTGTTGCTGTGGGTGGATTTTTGTTTGGGTATGATACAGGATTAATAAATAATATCAGCGAAATGCCTTATGTTAACCAAAAGTTTGCACCTAACAAGAATCATTTCACAACACCACAAATCTCGATATTAGTGTCTTTTTTATCCTTGGGGACGTTCATTGGAGCCTTACTGGCACCTTTAATCTCCGACTCTTATGGTCGAAAGACTACAATGATCTTTAGTACGTTCGTGGTATTTATGATAGGAAACTCTTTACAGGTGGCAGCTGGTTCTATGACCATACTTGTAGTTGGAAGAGTCCTCTCTGGTATGAGTGTTGGACTAATATCGGCTGCGGTGCCATTATATCAAAGTGAAGCTGCACAGAAATCTGTTCGTGGTGCAATTATTTCCTGTTACCAGTGGGCCATTACATGGGGGCTACTTGTAGCAAGTGCAGTTTCCCAAGGAACATATAAAAGAATGGATGCATCTAGTTACCAAATACCGATCGGATTACAGTATATTTGGTCCTTTCTACTCGGTGTCGGCATTCTTTTCCTCCCTGAAAGCCCAAGATACtatgttttcaaagataGGCTAGACAAAGCGGCAAAATCTTTATCCTTTTTACGTGGCGTACCAGAGGATGACTCCGGATTACTTGAAGAGTTGGTTGAGATCAAAGCAACATATGATTACGAGATGTCATTCGGAAAAATCTCTTACCTAGATTGTTTCAGATCAACGAGATCAAGAACCAAACAGCGTCTACGAATGTTGACCGGTATCGCTCTTCAGGCTTTTCAGCAAGTGAGTGGTATcaattttatcttttattATGGCGTAgactttttcaataagaGTGGTGTCAGCGAAAGCTATTTGGTTTCCTTCGTCACATATGCAGTAAATGTTGCGTTTAACATTCCGGGGTTATTCTTGGTCGAATATATCGGACGAAGAAAATTGTTATTGATGGGTGGTATTCTTATGACTATCTccaatttcattattgCTATAGTCGGATTAGCGACTGACTCCATGGTTGCGAACAAAGTGATGATTGCATTCATCTGTTTATTCATTGCATCATTTTCGGCCACCTGGGGTGGTGGTGTGTGGGTAATTTCCGCTGAATTATATCCATTGGGTGTTCGCGCTAAATGCACCGCCATCTGTGCAGCATCAAACTGGCTAATAAATTTCATCTGTGCATTAATAACGCCTTACATTATGCACATAGATAGCAGTGTCAGACAAACGAGTATCGGTACcaaaatcttctttgtttggGGGTCATTGAACGCTGTTGGGGTTCTTGTTGTGTACTTCACCGTGTACGAAACGAATGGATTATCATTGGAAGAGATCGATGAGTTGTacaagaaatcttcttctggaatAAACTCCATAGAatggaacaagaagatcaaaGCCTTTCCAGATTTGTTTCAAAGGACAAGACCGAACAATGAAGGTGACGGAGAAGCTGATGATAACATACATACAGATGAAAATTATAACCATACTATTTCCAGCTATAATGGAACCcaaaacaatgaaaaatatccTATTCAAGTACAGATGCCACAATTTGGTGTACGGAACATCGAATTTTTGAACACCACAGGCTCATCTCCGCAATCGGATATGACAGAACCCAACTTTGTCGACTTGGGTAATGGTCTTGGTATAACAACGTATCAAAGAGGCCCACCATCCGTCCTTACTGACTCGagtgaagaagaggaagagggACAACAACAAGAGACAGATGAGACTGAGGAAGGTAAATCATTCAAACACCAGTACACTGACGCTCGTAATAAAAATCGTGGCGAGCGCGGCAGTTTCAATAGCAATAGTTCAACCTCAGGCACTACTCGATCTTCTTCCCACAAGGCCAGTGTTCAAAGGatggaagaaattaatCTGTACATGGCCCAATTAATGCATCGCGGAGGAACAGAAGATCTTTCGCGTAACACTACCGATAACACTCATCAACCGATATCACATGATATCATGAGTCAATGGAACTCCTCATCCCAAAATAAAGGACCTAGCACTCAAACCGATATTAATAGTAACACTTAG
- a CDS encoding uncharacterized protein (highly similar to uniprot|P11076 Saccharomyces cerevisiae YDL192W ARF1 ADP-ribosylation factor GTPase of the Ras superfamily involved in regulation of coated formation vesicles in intracellular trafficking within the Golgi functionally interchangeable with Arf2p), which translates to MGVSFSKLFSNLFGHKEMRILMVGLDGAGKTTVLYKLKLGEVVTTIPTIGFNVETVEYKNISFTVWDVGGQDKIRPLWRHYFRNTEGIIFVVDSNDRARIAEAREVLQRMLNEDEIRNAVLLVFANKQDLPEAMPAAEITEKLGLHSIRQRPWYIQATCATSGEGLYEGLEWLSTTLKNQS; encoded by the coding sequence ATGGGTGTTTCGTTTTCTAAGTTGTTCAGCAACTTGTTCGGTCataaagaaatgagaaTCTTGATGGTTGGTCTTGATGGTGCTGGTAAGACCACTGTTTTATATAAGTTGAAATTGGGTGAAGTTGTCACTACAATTCCAACTATTGGTTTCAACGTTGAGACTGTTGAATACAAGAACATCTCATTCACTGTTTGGGATGTCGGTGGACAAGATAAGATCAGACCATTATGGAGACATTACTTTAGAAACACTGAAGGTATCATCTTCGTTGTTGACTCTAACGATAGAGCTCGTATTGCTGAAGCTAGAGAAGTCCTACAAAGAATGTTGAACGAAGACGAAATCAGAAACGCTGTTCTATTGGTCTTCGCTAACAAACAGGATTTGCCAGAAGCCATGCCAGCTGCCGAAATCACCGAAAAGTTGGGCTTACACTCCATCAGACAACGTCCATGGTACATTCAAGCTACTTGTGCTACTTCTGGTGAAGGTTTGTACGAAGGTTTGGAATGGTTGAGTACTACTTTGAAGAACCAATCTTAA
- the SEC31 gene encoding Sec31p (similar to uniprot|P38968 Saccharomyces cerevisiae YDL195W SEC31 involved in protein transport from endoplasmic reticulum to Golgi Component (p150) of COPII coat of secretory pathway vesicles) yields the protein MVKLAEYPRTATFSWSHDRVPVLATGPASGAIDADFSSTSTLELWSLLSFDGSKPSGSVVADGKFNDLDWSGDDKIIAGALENGVVEFFDPKALKSVAKIHKHQGPVKTLKFNAKQNNVLVSGGTQGEIFVWDSNKIGSSDYSPFSAGISNTPIDEVSSLSWNQSLAHVFASASSSGYASVWDLKAKKQVLHLNHSSSTTGIKVPLTVVDWHPTSSTIIATASSSDTEPLVLTWDLRNAHVPLKVLSQGHSKGVLSLDWCKQDENLLLSSGRDNTSVLWNPQEGSILTQFAPRGNWVFKSKFAPEAPDLFASASFDSKIVVQTLQNLSNTLDAQANESKQHASEDEFWNNVTSNSVDDKPNTVKIQAPKWYGNKSPAAQWAFGGKLVRISDDGKGVSVVKPCISGLEKNQLFDESLKSKDFVKLINKRLSQKINATNEDDWNLLENLSMDGTALYLKDALSLDDAKEDIIKKSEEDGADFFNQLNDKFVPEGAFKLDFSESMKPLTNFLIKGDLKSALNQALEKDLLLEALVIAITSNDALLADKAKNAYFSKHSEQSGLARTLFSVAQRDVEDIVTNIDVSQWKDAVQFIFNYTKEDISKKNSLLVKLGDRLLHEGNRKDAILLYLSGQSLESIASIWLKEFPELENQLTSQKDTLYEAHLECLTEFVERFTVLSDYLDKGTVKLTNQTLISKFLEFVNVTAANGDFELSLRFLETLPDDNEEVKSEKQRVLIASGKTSTTRSTERTANSTLQSRQGRYGSTSVPTANGAPRLSNSGIPPPNPLAAPHQPPASTAPNVVPRKPSFVPQTTSAIPTPNPYAPAAVNQQIPLSVVGSRPSYTPPVNPYAQTATSIPPNPYAPLPVAAPVPLGSPVAPPPISGASGYSGQTPHLHDKPIDGWNDLPSVSKEKPTRAKAVNTAPIGMSTPSYGTPDLAAVPLSRASTNSTLPPPPPNVRRTPKLTSPPEVASPPLPLKKTNSYAPTVSAVQSSQMPQQISNPLMPPASPNPATNGRSFVPPVNPYSPAPSAVTPTGIVPPKALVAAIPSPVPAPKAAAVPPPRKMNRKSTAVGDASAASNLLSSIQTKPTPPIHSPAMVDPVAVQYDQSAVSPTNVEIAAEQGAGITESDRPIVEFLTAELQRVTPLIPQEYTKQLKDCDKRIKILIKHLEHHDLLTQPTIDKLHQIVAFWKEGNYSEAMTIHQDLSANHSSEAGNWLTGIKRLMNIAEATSSQ from the coding sequence ATGGTGAAGCTAGCTGAGTATCCGCGTACGGCTACGTTTTCATGGTCTCACGATAGGGTGCCAGTTTTGGCGACTGGTCCTGCATCTGGAGCCATTGATGCTGATTTTTCAAGTACTTCGACATTAGAACTATGGTCGCTATTGTCTTTTGATGGGTCTAAACCTAGTGGATCTGTTGTCGCTGACGGTAAGTTCAACGATTTGGATTGGTCGGGCGATGACAAAATAATTGCTGGTGCCTTAGAAAATGGTGTTGTTGAGTTTTTCGATCCAAAAGCCTTGAAATCTGTTGCTAAGATCCATAAACATCAGGGTCCTGTCAAGACATTGAAGTTCAATGCCAAACAGAACAATGTTCTTGTCTCTGGTGGCACTCAAGGTGAAATCTTTGTTTGGGATTCAAACAAGATCGGATCTTCAGATTATTCTCCTTTTTCGGCTGGTATCAGTAATACTCCAATCGATGAAGTTTCCTCGTTGTCATGGAACCAATCGTTGGCACATGTGTTTGCATCAGCCAGTTCTTCAGGGTATGCATCTGTGTGGGATTTAAAGGCAAAGAAACAAGTTTTGCATTTGAACCACAGTTCCTCTACCACTGGTATTAAGGTCCCATTGACGGTTGTTGACTGGCATCCAACCAGCTCTACCATTATTGCAACCGCCTCTAGCTCAGATACAGAACCTCTTGTCCTAACGTGGGATCTAAGAAATGCTCATGTACCATTGAAAGTGCTATCACAAGGACATTCAAAGGGTGTTTTATCGTTGGATTGGTGCAAACAAGATGAAAATCTATTGTTATCCAGTGGTCGTGATAACACTTCGGTGTTATGGAATCCGCAAGAAGGCTCCATCTTAACTCAGTTCGCTCCACGTGGTAACTGGGTCTTTAAATCCAAATTTGCTCCTGAAGCTCCAGATTTATTTGCATCCGCATCCTTTGATAGTAAGATCGTCGTTCAAACGTTGCAAAATTTGAGCAATACCTTGGATGCTCAGGCAAATGAGAGTAAGCAACATGCTTCTGAGGATGAATTCTGGAACAATGTAACCTCCAACTCAGTTGATGACAAACCTAACACTGTCAAGATCCAAGCCCCAAAATGGTACGGCAACAAATCTCCTGCCGCTCAATGGGCATTCGGTGGTAAGCTGGTTAGAATATCCGATGATGGTAAAGGTGTCAGTGTAGTAAAACCTTGTATTTCTGGACTGGAAAAGAATCAGCTTTTCGATGAGTCCTTGAAATCCAAGGACTTCgtgaaattgatcaataaGAGATTATCACAAAAGATCAACGCAACAAACGAAGATGACTGGAATTTACTAGAGAATCTATCTATGGATGGAACTGCACTTTACTTGAAAGATGCATTATCATTAGATGATGCCAAAGAAGACATCATCAAAAAgtcagaagaagatggtgCTGACTTCTTCAACCAACTAAACGACAAATTCGTTCCCGAAGGCGCTTTCAAGCTTGATTTTTCTGAATCAATGAAACCACTCACTAACTTTTTGATCAAaggtgatttgaaatctgCTTTAAATCAGGCTTTAGAGAAGGACTTGTTATTAGAGGCTTTGGTGATCGCTATTACTTCCAATGATGCCTTGTTGGCGGATAAAGCGAAGAACGCCTACTTTTCCAAGCATTCTGAGCAATCTGGGTTGGCAAGAACTTTATTCTCTGTTGCTCAACGCgatgttgaagatattgTTACAAACATCGATGTTTCTCAATGGAAAGATGCTGTTCagttcattttcaactaCACCAAGGAAGATatctcaaagaaaaattcaCTTTTAGTAAAATTAGGTGATAGATTACTACACGAgggaaacagaaaagatgctattttattatatttgAGCGGCCAGTCCTTGGAAAGCATTGCGTCAATTTGGCTGAAAGAATTCCCTGAACTTGAAAATCAATTGACGTCTCAAAAGGACACCTTATACGAGGCCCATCTGGAATGTTTAACTGAATTTGTGGAAAGGTTCACCGTGTTATCTGACTACCTTGACAAAGGTACTGTTAAATTAACTAATCAAACGCTAATCTCAAAGTTTTTGGAATTCGTCAATGTCACAGCTGCCAATGGCGATTTCGAGCTTTCATTAAGATTTTTGGAAACTTTACCGGACGATAACGAAGAGGTTAAAAGTGAAAAGCAACGTGTGCTGATTGCCTCCGGTAAAACAAGTACTACTAGGTCAACAGAAAGGACAGCAAACAGTACCCTACAATCCAGACAAGGAAGATACGGTTCAACTTCCGTACCAACTGCCAATGGTGCGCCTCGTTTATCAAACTCTGGAATTCCTCCCCCAAATCCTTTGGCTGCTCCTCATCAGCCTCCTGCCTCAACTGCTCCAAATGTCGTCCCAAGAAAGCCAAGCTTCGTTCCACAGACAACTTCTGCAATTCCAACACCCAATCCATATGCTCCGGCTGCGGTAAATCAGCAAATTCCTCTATCTGTTGTGGGTTCCAGACCATCTTACACGCCACCAGTGAACCCATATGCACAAACTGCTACAAGTATCCCACCTAACCCATATGCCCCACTACCTGTGGCAGCGCCTGTACCACTTGGCTCTCCAGTCGCTCCGCCACCAATTTCCGGTGCTAGTGGATATTCTGGTCAAACGCCTCATCTACATGATAAACCAATCGACGGTTGGAATGATCTCCCATCAGtaagcaaagaaaaaccaaCCCGTGCCAAGGCTGTCAACACAGCTCCAATTGGCATGTCAACTCCATCGTATGGTACCCCCGATCTTGCAGCGGTTCCACTTTCGAGAGCATCTACAAACTCAACGCTCCCACCACCACCGCCTAATGTGAGAAGAACACCAAAGCTTACTTCCCCACCCGAAGTTGCATCTCCTCCGCTACCATTAAAAAAGACGAACTCTTATGCGCCTACTGTCAGCGCTGTACAATCTTCTCAAATGCCACAGCAAATATCAAATCCTTTAATGCCTCCAGCTTCTCCAAACCCGGCTACAAACGGAAGGTCTTTTGTTCCTCCTGTAAATCCTTACAGTCCTGCTCCATCTGCAGTCACGCCCACAGGGATTGTGCCACCAAAAGCTTTAGTAGCTGCTATACCATCTCCGGTACCAGCTCCTAAAGCTGCAGCCGTCCCTCCACCAAGGAAAATGAATAGGAAAAGTACTGCCGTTGGTGATGCAAGCGCAGCAAGCAATCTTCTAAGCTCAATTCAGACCAAACCTACCCCTCCAATTCACAGTCCAGCTATGGTAGATCCGGTAGCTGTACAATACGATCAATCTGCAGTGTCACCTACAAATGTCGAAATTGCAGCGGAACAGGGTGCTGGTATCACCGAGAGTGACAGGCCTATTGTTGAGTTTTTAACTGCAGAGCTACAACGAGTGACACCTTTAATTCCACAAGAATACACtaaacaattgaaggacTGTGACAAAAGAATCAAGATTTTAATTAAACATTTGGAACACCACGACTTGTTAACCCAACCAACGATTGACAAATTGCATCAGATCGTTGCTTTCTGGAAGGAAGGAAACTACTCTGAGGCGATGACTATTCATCAAGATTTGTCAGCAAACCATAGCTCTGAGGCAGGAAACTGGTTGACTGGTATCAAGAGATTAATGAACATTGCCGAAGCTACCTCTTCTCAATAG
- the COA4 gene encoding Coa4p (similar to uniprot|Q05809 Saccharomyces cerevisiae YLR218C Hypothetical ORF), producing MSAGESKYYKEALAEYQDMDKEDPDAWDKRISNTGCYVENLALQLCHAETNDWRQCLGEMKLFKDCWQSKGNDQRVGTVDAKEH from the coding sequence ATGTCTGCAGGAGAATCAAAATACTACAAGGAAGCATTAGCGGAGTATCAGGATATGGATAAAGAAGATCCTGATGCCTGGGACAAGAGAATATCGAACACAGGCTGTTACGTAGAGAATCTAGCTTTACAACTTTGCCATGCAGAGACTAATGATTGGAGACAGTGTCTTGGTGAAATGAAACTGTTCAAAGATTGTTGGCAATCCAAGGGTAATGACCAGAGAGTGGGGACAGTCGATGCAAAAGAACATTGA
- the RPL35A gene encoding 60S ribosomal protein uL29 (highly similar to uniprot|P39741 Saccharomyces cerevisiae YDL191W RPL35A and YDL136W RPL35B, proteins component of the large (60S) ribosomal subunit) yields MAGIKAYELRTKSKDQLEQQLVELKKELAELKVQKLSRPSLPKINTVRKNIARVLTVISQNQRQAVRELYKGKKYQPKDLRAKKTRALRRALTKFEASQVTEKQRKKQIAFPQRKYAIKA; encoded by the exons ATG GCCGGTATTAAAGCTTACGAATTGAGAACCAAGTCCAAGGACcaattggaacaacaattggttgaattgaagaaggaattGGCCGAATTGAAGGTTCAAAAATTGTCCAGACCATCTTTGCCAAAAATCAACACTGTCAGAAAGAACATTGCTCGTGTCTTGACTGTTATCTCTCAAAACCAAAGACAAGCTGTCAGAGAATTGTACAAGGGTAAGAAGTACCAACCAAAGGACTTGAGAGCCAAGAAGACCAGAGCTTTGAGAAGAGCTTTGACCAAATTCGAAGCTTCCCAAGTTACTGAAaagcaaagaaagaagcaaatTGCTTTCCCACAAAGAAAGTATGCTATCAAGGCTTAA
- the SCM3 gene encoding Scm3p (similar to uniprot|Q12334 Saccharomyces cerevisiae YDL139C SCM3 Suppressor of chromosome missegregation) produces the protein MIKRPSNSKKKANLRRLTGALRDLLGEEEPKKEENLKQITRDGVVYIMSKENRLIPKLSDEEVMERHKKADENMKRVWSQIIQKYESIDNQGDVIDLQTGEVIEDNGHLRNLSNEKSVLHSSLPDGGSVSYKSVLNDIMDIKDSSYNSSVWQDHETNDSETGSESESGLEADGLDEGSGSEADNSNEVYMKKLRPNPESN, from the coding sequence ATGATTAAAAGACCATCAAATAGTAAGAAGAAGGCTAATCTTCGAAGATTGACAGGTGCATTAAGGGATTTGCTAGGCGAAGAGGAgccaaagaaagaagagaatcTAAAACAAATTACTCGAGATGGTGTGGTTTACATCATGTCTAAAGAGAATCGATTAATTCCTAAATTGTCAGACGAAGAGGTTATGGAGCGTCATAAGAAAGCAGACGAGAATATGAAACGCGTATGGTCCCAGATCATACAAAAATATGAAAGTATAGATAATCAAGGTGATGTAATAGATTTACAAACTGGAGAAGTCATAGAAGATAATGGCCATTTACGAAACTTGAGCAACGAAAAATCAGTTCTACATAGTTCGCTACCAGATGGTGGTTCAGTGTCTTATAAAAGTGTTCTGAATGACATTATGGATATTAAAGACTCATCATATAATTCATCGGTTTGGCAAGATCACGAAACTAACGATTCAGAAACAGGGTCCGAGTCTGAATCTGGTCTCGAAGCCGATGGTTTAGATGAGGGATCTGGCTCTGAAGCAGATAACAGTAATGAAGTTTATATGAAGAAGTTAAGACCTAATCCTGAAAGTAATTAG
- the NUS1 gene encoding ditrans,polycis-polyprenyl diphosphate synthase (similar to uniprot|Q12063 Saccharomyces cerevisiae YDL193W NUS1) encodes MSTESDLKSRVPPATKTPLDVSVSGLKKTVTQVMNTDVDDVLKRKNINTNQKFSGKIEYAIYKTLLIFLYVIYAITRYFQREYNRIAIKLLDLAYNPSNSPQLIRQDVNKLQKIPKRLAAILESKPEGDIGGGLPGLINDASDVVCWTVSAGIKHLILYDYDGKMKQNVHELRAGIHHKLAKYFGLDNVPKFAIKIPHTNQIFFDKDEDQKDLSPEKSTTKHKVAVEISLLSKVDGRDTILELTKTMADLCAKGQLKVEDVDTKLVNQELTQLVGHEPDLLLFFGPALDLQGFPPWHIRLTELYWETDNDQVSYYVFIRGLKQYADCKMNVGK; translated from the coding sequence ATGTCAACTGAGAGTGATTTAAAGTCTCGAGTTCCACCTGCTACCAAAACTCCATTGGATGTGTCAGTTTCTGggttgaagaaaacagtGACACAAGTTATGAACACggatgttgatgatgtgTTGAAACGTAAAAATATTAATACAAACCAAAAGTTCAGCGGGAAGATAGAATATGCCATATACAAGACgcttttgatatttctctACGTGATATATGCTATCACTAGATATTTCCAACGTGAATACAATAGAATTGCCATCAAACTGTTGGACTTGGCGTATAATCCTTCGAATTCACCACAGTTGATCAGGCAGGACGTGAATAAATTACAGAAGATCCCTAAAAGGCTAGCGGCAATCTTAGAATCAAAACCCGAGGGTGACATAGGTGGAGGTCTACCGGGACTCATCAACGACGCGAGTGACGTGGTATGCTGGACCGTTTCTGCCGGAATTAAGCATTTAATACTGTACGATTACGACGGTAAGATGAAACAGAACGTGCATGAACTAAGAGCCGGCATCCATCATAAACTAGCGAAGTATTTTGGTCTGGATAATGTACCCAAGTTCGCAATCAAGATACCGCATACAAACCAAATCTTTTTCGACAAAGACGAGGATCAGAAGGATTTATCGCCTGAAAAGTCAACGACAAAACATAAGGTGGCCgttgaaatttctttacTATCCAAAGTTGATGGTAGAGACACGATCCTTGAATTGACCAAGACAATGGCCGATCTATGTGCCAAGGGCCAATTGAAGGTGGAAGACGTTGATACGAAATTAGTCAACCAAGAACTAACACAGCTCGTAGGACATGAACCCGATTTACTTCTATTTTTCGGTCCTGCATTGGATTTACAAGGATTCCCACCATGGCATATCAGATTAACAGAATTATACTGGGAAACTGACAACGATCAAGTTTCATACTACGTTTTCATCAGAGGTCTCAAACAGTATGCCGATTGCAAGATGAACGTCGGCAAGTGA
- the CPR6 gene encoding peptidylprolyl isomerase CPR6 (similar to uniprot|P53691 Saccharomyces cerevisiae YLR216C CPR6 Peptidyl-prolyl cis-trans isomerase (cyclophilin) catalyzes the cis-trans isomerization of peptide bonds N-terminal to proline residues binds to Hsp82p and contributes to chaperone activity), translating into MSETRPKTFFDISIGGKPAGRIVFELYSDVVPKTAENFLKLCEGNSGFAKSKPDIPLSYKGSIFHRVIKSFMCQFGDFTNFNGTGGESIYGEKFEDENFTLKHDKPFLLSMANAGANTNGSQCFITCVPTPHLDGKHVVFGEVIQGKRLVRTIENNATDEADKPAKEVKIEDCGVLPSDYTVPADAEATPTDAYGDNYEENITDDSKVDPNDVNSVLNAVEAVKEIGTKQFKEKNFEVALVKYEKSSQMLKQYFPQDLPEEDVKKIDALRVSLFLNIALVSLKSKNYSRTLSAATEALHADNTDDKSKAKALYRRGLAYYYTKNAEMAVTDLELATTYQPHDTAIIKALQDAKKAKKELIAKQKKSLSKMFS; encoded by the coding sequence atgaGTGAAACAAGACCTAAGACATTTTTCGATATTTCGATTGGGGGCAAACCTGCTGGTCGGATTGTTTTCGAGTTGTATTCTGATGTTGTTCCAAAGACGGCGGAGAATTTCTTAAAACTCTGTGAAGGTAACTCGGGATTTGCCAAATCCAAACCGGATATACCATTGAGCTACAAGGGCTCGATCTTCCACAGAGTTATCAAGTCTTTCATGTGTCAATTTGGAGATTTCACTAACTTCAACGGCACTGGTGGTGAATCGATTTACGGagagaaatttgaagatgagaatTTTACTTTGAAGCATGATAAGCCATTCTTGTTGTCTATGGCAAACGCTGGTGCGAATACCAATGGATCTCAATGTTTCATAACATGCGTTCCAACTCCACACTTAGATGGTAAGCATGTTGTTTTCGGTGAAGTGATCCAGGGCAAAAGGTTAGTCAGAACTATAGAAAATAATGCTACAGATGAAGCTGATAAGCCGGCCAAAGAGGTTAAAATTGAGGATTGTGGTGTGTTACCATCCGATTATACTGTTCCTGCAGATGCAGAAGCGACTCCGACTGATGCGTATGGTGACAAttatgaagaaaatataaCAGACGATTCGAAGGTTGATCCCAACGACGTCAATAGTGTCTTGAACGCTGTAGAAGCAGTAAAAGAGATCGGTACTAAACAATTCAAGGagaaaaattttgaagtaGCCCTTGtgaaatatgaaaaaagTAGTCAAATGCTTAAGCAGTACTTCCCTCAAGATTTACCAGAGGAGGATGTTAAAAAAATTGACGCATTAAGGGTATCCTTATTCTTGAACATCGCTTTGGTGTCTCTCAAGAGTAAAAATTACAGTAGAACACTTAGCGCCGCCACTGAAGCCCTTCATGCTGACAACACAGACGATAAATCCAAGGCCAAGGCATTGTATCGCCGTGGTTTAGCTTATTACTACACAAAAAACGCAGAAATGGCCGTGACAGACCTCGAATTGGCTACTACATACCAACCACATGATACTGCAATTATAAAGGCTTTACAAGACGCCAAGAAAGCCAAAAAGGAGTTGATTGCTAAACAGAAGAAGTCATTATCCAAAATGTTTTCCTAA